The proteins below are encoded in one region of Oncorhynchus nerka isolate Pitt River linkage group LG15, Oner_Uvic_2.0, whole genome shotgun sequence:
- the LOC135560371 gene encoding basic salivary proline-rich protein 1-like produces MGPPEVSISPDPAPEPHRAEPRHLANHNEPPPPGEMEAGPYMVSEPPIRSADSGPQGYHMPMIGHPPPIRPSHPSGPPPQPSHSHRGGPRPPWDRYDTDQTGL; encoded by the exons ATGGGACCGCCTGAGGTGTCAATCTCTCCTGACCCCGCCCCTGAACCACACCGGGCGGAGCCACGGCACTTGGCCAATCACAACGAGCCACCGCCGCCAGG TGAGATGGAGGCGGGGCCTTACATGGTGTCAGAGCCACCAATCAGATCAGCCGACAGCGGACCTCAG GGATACCACATGCCTATGATTGGTCACCCTCCACCCATAAGGCCCTCCCACCCATCAGGTCCACCTCCACAGCCCTCCCATTCCCACAGAGGAGGACCCAGACCACCTTGGGACAGGTACGACACGGATCAAACAGGActctag